Within Epilithonimonas zeae, the genomic segment TTCATCCTAGTCAAAGAATTTCACCAAGTTCCGTTTATTATTGTCCAATGGAATGTGAAGGCGAAAAACTCTATTTCAAGCAAGGCCGATGTCCGGTTTGTAATATGTTTCTGGTTCCGATAGAAGAACGTGATGACCACAAAAACAAACCGCAAAATTATTCCAAAACTAACCTCCCGGAAAGTTTCAAAGATAAAATAGGGGATTATTTTTGCCCGATGTTTTGTGAAGGTGACAAAACTTATGTATCAGATTCAGGTTGTCCGGTTTGTCATATGCATTTGGAAAAAATTACCGAAGATTTGGTCAGAAGTCAGAAGCTGGATGTTAGAAGTGCACATACGCATCAAAACACCAAGCACCAAACACCAAACACCCATCAAGAAGGAAAATACTATTGTCCAATGTTCTGTGAAGGCGACAAAGTTTATGATTCCAATGTCGGCTGTCCGGTTTGCGGAATGGATTTGGTCAAAATTCCTGAAAAGAAAACTGTTGAATATACTTGCCCAATGCATCCCGAGATTGTACAAAACGAACCCGGAAATTGCCCGATCTGTGGAATGGATCTCGTTCCAAAACCGTCAAAAGATAACGATCACGAAGATGAAACTTATAAATTATTAAAAACAAAATTCTGGACGGCTTTAGGGTTCACTGTTCCCATTTTCATCTTATCGATGGGCGGAATGTTTATCGATTGGCCATTTTCTCATCAGGTTCAAGGAATTTTAGAGTTAATTTTGACATTACCCGTCTTGTTTTATTCAGGATGGTTTGTGATGAAGCGTGGTTGGATTTCTTTCAAAACCTGGAACCTCAATATGTTTTCATTAATTGCTCTGGGTGTTGCTGCAGCTATGATTTTTAGTTTAATCGCTTTATTCGTTTCAGATATTTTACCTCACGAATTATCTCACGGCGGAAGCATCCCACTCTATTTCGAATCCGTTTGTGTCATTCTTACTTTGGTGATAATGGGACAAATGATGGAAGCCAGAGCGCACATGAAGACAGGAAAAGCGATTGAAGCGTTGATGAATCTTTCACCTGACACAGCCAATCTGATTGTAGACGGAAACGAAAAAAAAGTATCATTAGCAGAAGTTAAAATCAATGATATATTAAGAGTAAAACCGGGCGAAAAAATTCCTGTCGACGGGAAAATTACCGAAGGAAATTCTAATGTTGATGAATCGATGATTACGGGAGAGCCGATTCCTGTAGAGAAAAAATCAAATGATAAAGTCACTTCCGGAACTATCAACGGAAATGGAAGTTTTCTGATGAAAGCCGAAAAAGTTGGTGATGAAACCTTGCTTTCTCAAATCATCAAAATGGTCAACGAAGCCAGCCGAAGCAAAGCGCCGATTCAAAAATTAGCAGATAAGATTTCGAAGATATTTGTACCAACTGTGATTGCAATTTCTATTCTGACATTTATTTTATGGAATATTTTCGGTGGCGAAAACAAGTTGATTTATGCTTTTGTAAACGCTGTTGCCGTTTTGATTGTCGCTTGTCCGTGTGCGCTAGGTTTAGCAACTCCGATGAGTTTGATGGTAGGAATCGGAAAAGGTGCACAAAATGGAATCTTAATCAAAAATGCTGAAGCGCTGGAAGAAATGCACAAAATCAATGTTCTGATTACCGATAAAACCGGAACATTGACGGAAGGAAAACCAAGTCTTGACAACATCGAAACATTTGAAAATACTGATAAAAATGAATCAAGCGAAGCGTATCTTGATCAACGGGAAAAAATTTTAAAATTAGCTGGTTCATTGAATCAGAATTCGGAACATCCTTTGTCTAATGCTGTTTTAGAAACTCTTCGACAAGTTCAGAGTGGCAATACTGATCTGCAATTTGAGAAAGTTCAGAATTTTGAGAACATCTCTGGAAAAGGTGTGAAAGGAACAATCAATAATGAAGAAATTCTACTTGGAAACGAAGCTTTATTGAAACATTTCAACATCAAAATTCCTGAATCATTAAAACAAAAAGTAGTTCAGAAACAGAATGAAGCTAAGACGATTTCTTATCTCGCAAAAGCTGGAAAAGTTCTTGGATTCCTGAGCTTCTCAGACAAAATAAAATCAACTTCAAAACAAGCTATTGAATATCTCCATTCTCAAAACATCGAAGTGATAATGATGACCGGCGACAACGAACACACTGCAAAAGCAGTGGCAAAAACACTCGGAATCACAAACTTCAAAGCCAATTGTCTTCCTGAAGACAAAATGAACGAAATCAAAAAACTTCAAACCGAAGGAAAAATTGTTGCAATGACCGGAGACGGAATCAATGATGCGCCAGCTTTAGCTCAATCCAATATCGGAATTGCAATGGGAACAGGGACCGACGCCGCGATTGAAAGCGCAGAAATAACTTTGCTAAAAGGCGACATCTTAGGTGTAGCCAAATCAAAAATCCTGAGTGAAAAACTTTTGAAAAATATCAAAGAAAACTTATTCTTTGCTTTTATTTATAATGTTTTGGGAATTCCGTTAGCGGCAGGTCTGCTCTACCCTGTCTTCGGAATTTTGTTAAGTCCAATGATTGCAGCAGCGGCAATGAGTTTCAGTTCGGTTTCTGTGATTCTAAATTCTTTGAGATTGAATAATGTGAAATTAGAGATTTGAGTTTAACACAAAGGCACAAGACTTATTTTTTAAGGCACAAAGTTTTCCTTGTCCCTTAAATTTTAATCTCTGTTAATTAATTTCTTTTGTGCCTTTATGTTTTTTATTAACCAAAATGGCATCGAGAAAACTCCCGATGCCATTCAAAACAAAATAAAAACCTTAAGAAATTTTTTAATTAGAAAGAAACGGTCAGCTTACTGAAAACATATCGTCCGTTCTGTCCAAACTGAGATGTGGAACGAGAATAGATGAACTGGTCGTTATTAGTAGAAGCTGTCACGTTTTTAGTTGGATAAATATCGAACAAGTTGTTTGTTCCAAGAGTCAAATTGAAATTCTTGTTGATATCATAACCGATAGACAAATCTGTAACAATCTTGTCCGAAATCAATTGATGGTCGTACGCATTTCCATTGATACCATCTGCACCATAAACTTTTCCGTAATAGGTATTTCTCAGATAGAAATTGAAATCATTCCATTTAAAATTATTGGACAAACTTGCTTTCACTTTTGGAACTGAATCTTCTAGGTAAATTCTAGATTTTTCACCAAAATAGGTATTTTCCAATCCTGCATTTTTCAACAAATCGGATGCGTGGATATCACCCACTTTTCTTGTTCTGTTGAAATTGATAGCAAAATCATTTGTGAATTT encodes:
- a CDS encoding copper-transporting P-type ATPase; its protein translation is MENQNHHNHDHLHPSQRISPSSVYYCPMECEGEKLYFKQGRCPVCNMFLVPIEERDDHKNKPQNYSKTNLPESFKDKIGDYFCPMFCEGDKTYVSDSGCPVCHMHLEKITEDLVRSQKLDVRSAHTHQNTKHQTPNTHQEGKYYCPMFCEGDKVYDSNVGCPVCGMDLVKIPEKKTVEYTCPMHPEIVQNEPGNCPICGMDLVPKPSKDNDHEDETYKLLKTKFWTALGFTVPIFILSMGGMFIDWPFSHQVQGILELILTLPVLFYSGWFVMKRGWISFKTWNLNMFSLIALGVAAAMIFSLIALFVSDILPHELSHGGSIPLYFESVCVILTLVIMGQMMEARAHMKTGKAIEALMNLSPDTANLIVDGNEKKVSLAEVKINDILRVKPGEKIPVDGKITEGNSNVDESMITGEPIPVEKKSNDKVTSGTINGNGSFLMKAEKVGDETLLSQIIKMVNEASRSKAPIQKLADKISKIFVPTVIAISILTFILWNIFGGENKLIYAFVNAVAVLIVACPCALGLATPMSLMVGIGKGAQNGILIKNAEALEEMHKINVLITDKTGTLTEGKPSLDNIETFENTDKNESSEAYLDQREKILKLAGSLNQNSEHPLSNAVLETLRQVQSGNTDLQFEKVQNFENISGKGVKGTINNEEILLGNEALLKHFNIKIPESLKQKVVQKQNEAKTISYLAKAGKVLGFLSFSDKIKSTSKQAIEYLHSQNIEVIMMTGDNEHTAKAVAKTLGITNFKANCLPEDKMNEIKKLQTEGKIVAMTGDGINDAPALAQSNIGIAMGTGTDAAIESAEITLLKGDILGVAKSKILSEKLLKNIKENLFFAFIYNVLGIPLAAGLLYPVFGILLSPMIAAAAMSFSSVSVILNSLRLNNVKLEI